CGGAGAGAAACTTAAGAAAAGATTCTTCGATGGATTGATCTTCCACAGGGTTATCAAAGATTTCATGATCCAGGGTGGTGATCCAACTGGAACCGGGAGAGGCGACCCCGGCTACAGATTCGAGGACGAGATCGATCCCGATCTGAAATTTGATAAAGCGGGAAGACTAGCCATGGCCAATGCGGGACCAAACACCAATGGGAGCCAGTTCTTCATCACCCATAAGGCGACCCCCTGGTTGAACGGGAAACACACGATCTTCGGCCAGGTGGTTGAAGGTCAGAAAGTCGTTGATGCCATCGGGAGCGTGGAGACAAGTGCGGGGAATAACAGGCCCATCAAAGACGTGGTCCTGCAGAAAGTGAACATCGTCCGTATTCCGGCTAAGTAGTAGGGGGAAGGAAGTATGGACGGCACGGTGTGGATCGTCGCCGCATCGACGATATCCATCGCTTTCTTTCACGCCCTGGCTCCAGATCACTGGATGCCCTTCATCATGATCGGCCGGGCGCAGAAGTGGTTAACCACAAAACTGATCTGGGTCACGTTCCTATCAGGCATCGGGCATGTAGCTTCATCCATCGTCATCGGAGGGATCGGTCTGTTCTTGGGGTTCTCTCTCTCCAGCGTAGAAGGGTGGGAATCATCGAGAGGGAGCATAGCCATCTTACTTCTGATAGGTTTTGGAGTGGCCTATGCTCTATGGGGTTTGAAGCATGCGAGGAAACATAGACACAAACATTCCGACATCTTCGATGATGAGACGAAGCAAAGAACGGTGACGGTCTGGACCATTTTTGCCCTTTTCGTTCTAGGACCATGCGAACCACTGATCCCACTCATGTTTCTTGCCTCAAAGTATGGATGGTCGGGGGTCTTATGGATCACATTCCTCTTTTCCATCGTCACGATTGCCATGATGATCGGACAGACGCTCCTCGGGTATTCTGGATTCAATCTGGTGAAGCTGGGAACGCTGGATCATTACTCCCATTCCATCGCCGGAGTAGTCATCGCCCTGACGGGAACAATGGTTCTCATCCTGGGAATCTGATTCGTATCAGCGTTGGCGAGGGATCATTCGAGCCATTTGGAAGTAGATGAGTGATCGAACCATCAGATTGGATCGGTGGGAGATCGCCGGCTCATTCGGAGATCTGGGAACATTCATTTCTGTGGCCATTCCTCTCGTCACGATTTGCAGCCTCAACACGACATCCCTGCTCCTGACATCCGGACTCGTCTATATCCTGAGCGGTTTCTACTACCGCATCCCTATTCCCGTTCAGCCTCTCAAGGTCTTTGCTACCATCGCCATATCTTCCTCGCTTCCCGCTGAACTGATTGCGGCGGGAACCATCACTATTGGAATCCTACTCATAATTCTCACCCTCATGAGTCTAATCGCCTTCATGGAAAAGGTCTTTCCTCAGCCTGTCATCGGAGGGATCCAGTTCGCGGTTGGTCTGATCCTCATCAGAGCGGCCATGAAATTGATACTTAAGAGAGAAGTCGTGCCGGGTGGATCTGAAGCCTCATTTCAAGTGCTTGGTCTTGATCTCCCGGTAGGAATCATCATCGCAATCATGTGCGGGATAGTTATGTTCCTTCTGATCAAGAATCGATTTGTTCCCTCCCTCTTCATCATTCTTGCT
This genomic interval from Acidobacteriota bacterium contains the following:
- a CDS encoding peptidylprolyl isomerase → MKLNHELLRICFSVAGAIFLFGILPLSLLFAEGEAVWRSEPGIYAVLETNHGTIVCKLFEKSAPKTVDNFIGLAEGTKEWIDPRTGEKLKKRFFDGLIFHRVIKDFMIQGGDPTGTGRGDPGYRFEDEIDPDLKFDKAGRLAMANAGPNTNGSQFFITHKATPWLNGKHTIFGQVVEGQKVVDAIGSVETSAGNNRPIKDVVLQKVNIVRIPAK